A window of Hordeum vulgare subsp. vulgare chromosome 5H, MorexV3_pseudomolecules_assembly, whole genome shotgun sequence genomic DNA:
GGAAGAAACCAAGAGTGGAAGCTGTTTGTCCTCTGCCATGCCGGTTTACGGTTTCGCCTGTAGCATATAACTACAGCGAATGCAGCTGTTGCTGCCAAAGCAAATGCTATGCCAGTCAGTGTCGTCTTACTAACTTCTGAGCTTGTTTTTGGTGAAAAAAGGCCATCTAAGCTGCTTGCTTCATTGCTTATCTTCATGATCTCAAGGCCATTAAGGATGGCATTGGGCTCGCCCGAGTCGATTGTGTTTGGGCCAACCTGGACTACAAGGGTGGAATTGATGATGCTGGAAGACTCAGCAATCAAGTCCTTGTAGTAGGCTACTGCAAGCCCCATTGTCAGGCTCGATAGATCAAGGTTGGCAACAGCCATCATGCCATTAATATAGACATTGAAGTAGAGGCCATTCAGTGTCTTGCTGACAATGTCGCTGAAATGTAGGCGGATAAGGTACCTGAATCCCGTCTCTGCAACCATTACCCAGGTTATGTTGAATCTTGCATTTGTGATATTTGTTGAGGCCATCTGCTGTGCTGTTGAGTAGATGCTTGGTGGAGCGATGAGGGGTGTGAGAGTCTTGTCATCAGGGTACTTGATGGTTCTAGGAGGAACCCAAGCTGCCTCTGCTGCTGCCTCAAGCTTCAGAAAGGGTGCATCTGGCTGCCAGGTTCTGCCTAATGTGTCATTGAATGATGTAACCAGTGCACCCCCCATGTTCAGCCGGTAGACAACCTGCAATGCATTGTTGGATATGTCAAACTGGTCCTGAGGACCCATTCTGGTGGTGGTATTTGGAATAAGGCTTGGTGGGGCTGAGACGACCTCAATAGCATTGATGAATGCTATCGAGTTCTTCTttggggtaaagatgatctttaaGTTGTCTCCCTGTGCTGACACAAGATATTCCCTAAACACAGGGTTTGGAGGACTGGCTATGAAGGAGAAATCATGGAGAAGGACCATGCTATCAGTGGACACGGAAAATGTTGCAGTGGTGAGGTTGTATTGGCTATCGGTGATAGGCAAGAAGTAGAGCCGGATCCAATGGCGACCAGGCTGGGAGATGAAGAAGCTATAGGTTGAGATATCAGAGAATACTCTTGCATCAAGGTAAAGTGGAGATAATGGCGAAGCAGAAGCCAAAGATGCTTTAGCGGTAATCTTGATGTCCGTCGGGGTCGACAGAAACGATACCGACTCAGGATCAGAGCGGAATGTCCTGCCATCGTCAACCTGCACAGCAGCGGATGCCCCACAGCTGAGGAGGTAGTTGTCTTGAGGCACGAACCGCTCTACTTTTGATCCAATTGCATCGGTGGTAACCACACGAGTAATAGAAAGGATGAATAGGATCAAGAACATTGGTACTCTCTTGCACTGAACCATACTTCTTGCCAAAATTGCCAATGCTGGCATCAGAAGCACGGGCTTGCAGCAAGAGTTATTGGTGGCCTCTCATGGGAGGAGGGAAGTGCTCTTTTGGATTGAGGAGAGGGAAAAGATGCAGGGATGAATGAAGTAGCCTTTTATTGGTATTTTTTTTGGGAGGGGACGCATTGGTTCATAATAGAGAAGATGTTGGTTGGATGCACGTCCAGCTGAGAATCAGTCTCTGTTTTTTAAAAATCATTGCCGAATGAGCAACATATTATATCTGCATTTCTTTCTGGAGCTCCTCCACATAAATGACAGGTGGATGCCTTACTGTGCTTTGACAGGAAACAGGGCCGACCAGCACAATCGCTGCAAAGCACAGCAACTAGACAAGAATCAGTCAAGCAGAAATGCTCAGGTATCATATCTATATATTGAGATTGCTAAATCTTAGTGGTTATTCAATTCGATCTCCGAGGTGTTACATCTTTATCTAAAGATATCTTTCGTGGGTGAGCTTGATGCACGATATTAAATTAATGGGCGAACTAACAGTCGTATGTTAACAAGCTAATGACTCGAGTATTTCTACAGCCCAAATAAACGTTTTTTACAATCAGGCTAGGTTGTCAGCACAGCTGGCTCGTAAAGGGATTGTAATCGTCCTAAACGCAATGGCCGCGCCATATGTCTTACGAGTATTATGTTTGTTTTTCTGTTACTTTTGCCTTCATTGAATATGGTTTGATTTCAGAAATCATGCGGAACTGTCATGAGAATATTATGGCCTGTCAGTCCTGGCATCAAACATATTAACCTCTCACTGAATGCACAGGAGAACATTTTTCACTGGTTCTGTTCCTCTTGTCATGCGCATCGTTATTGTTCCAGCAAATTGTGCCGTCCAAGTTCTTGGCCATTTCTCCAGGAAGAGTATAACAGGCTATACCATATATCCTTATTAGTCTAAGGAAGACTGAAAATAATTTGTTCCTTTACCCATAGGCGCTGAACTGTAGACGTGGGAGGCTCTCGCAGATGTCCAATATCCTGTACCTGCTGGAGAGACAGCTGCATCTGCGTATCATGTAAGTGGCAGCCCATTCTCTCCGCCATGGTACTGTTTGTTTGACCAGCGAAATAGTGGGATTCCAATCACTTAGGTGGTGCTTATTAAATTTCTTGCTTATGTAGAAATACAGCCCAATCATTGCATTGTTTATCTAGAGTATTTTAGTCCTAACAGATCTGCAATCATCATTACTAATATGGAATAAAACT
This region includes:
- the LOC123452334 gene encoding probable receptor-like protein kinase At5g61350, whose protein sequence is MPALAILARSMVQCKRVPMFLILFILSITRVVTTDAIGSKVERFVPQDNYLLSCGASAAVQVDDGRTFRSDPESVSFLSTPTDIKITAKASLASASPLSPLYLDARVFSDISTYSFFISQPGRHWIRLYFLPITDSQYNLTTATFSVSTDSMVLLHDFSFIASPPNPVFREYLVSAQGDNLKIIFTPKKNSIAFINAIEVVSAPPSLIPNTTTRMGPQDQFDISNNALQVVYRLNMGGALVTSFNDTLGRTWQPDAPFLKLEAAAEAAWVPPRTIKYPDDKTLTPLIAPPSIYSTAQQMASTNITNARFNITWVMVAETGFRYLIRLHFSDIVSKTLNGLYFNVYINGMMAVANLDLSSLTMGLAVAYYKDLIAESSSIINSTLVVQVGPNTIDSGEPNAILNGLEIMKISNEASSLDGLFSPKTSSEVSKTTLTGIAFALAATAAFAVVICYRRNRKPAWQRTNSFHSWFLPLNSSSSFMSSCSRLSRNRFGSTRTKSGFSSVFASSAYGLGRYFTFIEIQKATKNFEEKGVIGVGGFGKVYLGATEDGTQLAIKRGNPSSDQGMNEFLTEIQMLSKLRHRHLVSLIGCCDENNEMILVYEFMSNGPLRDHLYGDTNIKPLSWKQRLEVCIGAAKGLHYLHTGSAQGIIHRDVKTTNILLDENFVAKVADFGLSKDAPSLEQTHVSTAVKGSFGYLDPEYFRRQQLTDKSDVYSFGVVLFEVLCARPAINPALPRDQVNLAEWARTWHRKGELGKIIDPNIAGQIRPDSLDMFAEAAEKCLADYGVDRPTMGDVLWKLEFALQLQEKGDVVDGASDGIPMKSLEMSNVDSMEKSGNAIPSYVQGR